CCAACCTGCCCGTCACCCAGTTCTACGACGTGGCCGTGGACAACAGCGCGCCCTACTACTACGTCTACGGCGGCACCCAGGACAATTTCTCCCTGGGCGGGCCCTCGCGCACGCGCAGCGCCGCCGGCATCGTCAACTCCGACTGGTTCGTGACCCAGGGCGGCGACGGCTTCCGTTCGCAGGTGGATCCCGAAGACCCCAACACCATCTACGCGGAAGCGCAGTACGGCGCCCTGGCTCGCTTCAACCGGGCCACCGGGGAAAGTACCGGCATCCAGCCGCAGGAGGGCAAGGGAGTCCCTCCCTATCGCTGGAACTGGGATTCGCCGCTCATCGTCAGCCCACACTCTCACACCCGGCTTTACTTCGGGGCCAACTATCTTTTCCGCAGCGACGACCGCGGCAGCACCTGGAAAGCCATCAGCCCCGACCTCACCCGGCAGCTCGACCGCAACAAACTGGCGGTGATGGGCAAGGTGTGGAGCGTGGATGCGGTGGCCAAGAACCAATCCACCTCCTTCTACGGCAACATCGTCTCGCTCACCGAATCGCCCATGAAGGAGGGCTTGCTCTACGTGGGCACCGATGACGGGTTGGTACAGGCCACCCAGGACGGCGGCGCCACCTGGACCAAGTACGACAAGTTCCCGGGCGTGCCGGAGATGACCTACGTCAGCCGCCTGGCCGCCTCCAGCCACGCCGAGGGCACCGTGTATGCCGCCTTCGATAACCACAAGAACGCCGACTTCAAGCCCTACCTGCTGAAGAGCACCGACTACGGCAAGACCTGGATCTCCATCGCCTCCAACCTGCCCGAGAACGGCCCCGTTCTGGCCTTCGTGGAAGACCCGGTGGACGCCAACCTGCTTTTCGCCGGCACCGAGTTCGGCGTCTTCTTCAGCGCGGACGGCGGGCAGAAGTGGATCCAGCTCAAGGGCGGCATGCCCACCATCGCGGTGCGCGACGCCGTCATCCAGAAGAAGATGAACGACCTGGTGCTGGCCACCTTCGGCCGCGGCTTCTACGTCCTCGACGACATCACCCCGCTGCGCTCGGTCACTCCCGAGCTGCTGCAGAAGCCTGCCAGCATCTTCCCGATGCGGGACGCCAACCTCTACCTCGAGACCGCCGCCCTCGGCCTGAGCGGCAAGGGCTTCCAGGGGGAGTCCTACTTCACCGCTCCCAACCCGCCCTTCGGCGCCACCGTGACCTACTACCTGAAGGACTCGCTGAAGACCAAGAAGGAGAAGCGGCAGGAGGCCGAGAAGGAGTTGGCCAAGAAGGGCGAGCCCATCCCCTTCCCCACGCCGGAGGAGTTGCGCGCCGAGGCGCAGGAAGAGAAGCCCGCCATCTACCTGGTGATCTCCGACTCCGCCGGCAACCCGGTGCGGCAGGTGAGCGCCGCCAGCGGCGAGGGTATCCACCGCGTGACCTGGGACCTGCAGTATCCCGAGCCCGAAGTGGTGGAGGGCGGCGGCGATAACCTCTTCGGCGGACCGCCTCAAGGTCCCCTGGTGATGCCCGGCGAATACAGCGCCAAGCTGGTGCAGTACGCGGACGGGAAGTGGAGCGACCTGGCCGGCCCCGTGTCCTTCAAGGTGTACGTGGAAGGCGCCGACGCCATGGCCGCCCCCGACCGCGCCGCTTTGCAGGCCTTCCAGCGCAAGGTCACCGAGCTCTATCGCACCGTGCATGGCACGCTGGAGACGGCCAACGATCTGAACCGGCGCCTGCAGGAGATGCGCAAGGCCCTGGTGCAGACGCCCACCGCTGATCCCAAGCTGCTGCAGACCGCCGACTCCCTCATCCAGCGCAACGAAGAGATCCTGCGCGCGCTGCGCGGCGACCAGGTGCTGGCGCGGCTGAACGAGAATGTCCCGCCCTCCATCCAGGGGCGGGTCTTCGGCATCATGGGCGACGTGGGCTCTTCCACCTCCAAGCCGACGCAGACCGACCTCGACAGCTACGCGGTGGCCTCGCAGGAGTTGGGCGAGCAACTGGGCAAGCTGCGCACGCTCCTCCAGGTGGATGTCGCCAACCTGGAGAAGGCGATGGAAGCCGCGGGCGCGCCCTGGACCCCGGGACGCATCCCCGAGTGGAAGGAGCAGTGAGAATCGCAGAATGAAGAATTCAGAATGCAGA
This Terriglobales bacterium DNA region includes the following protein-coding sequences:
- a CDS encoding glycosyl hydrolase — its product is MRSFRAAFVPVLMLALLAALPAGAQMNLPAAKKGKGKQEQKEEKPKDVMSSGTFSGLALRSIGPAVTSGRVVAFAVDPGNRAHYYVGSASGGVWKTDDDGITWTPVFEHEGSYSIGAVALDPKDPAVVWVGTGELNSQRSVSYGDGVYRSDDGGKSWKNMGLKKSEHISKIVIDPRNSNVVFVAAQGPLWGPGGDRGLFKTTDGGKTWKNVLSISENTGVSDVALDPEDPDVMYASAYQRRRHVFTLIDGGPESALYKSTDGGATWNKLHSGLPGGDLGRIGVAVSPADHNVVYAIVEASEGKGGIFRSRDRGATWEKMNRWDQGAMYYGLVIPDPKNVDRIYVPNVLIMVSDDGGKNLRRLGEKSKHVDNHAIWIDPNDTNYLLVGCDGGVYESYDRGATWGFKSNLPVTQFYDVAVDNSAPYYYVYGGTQDNFSLGGPSRTRSAAGIVNSDWFVTQGGDGFRSQVDPEDPNTIYAEAQYGALARFNRATGESTGIQPQEGKGVPPYRWNWDSPLIVSPHSHTRLYFGANYLFRSDDRGSTWKAISPDLTRQLDRNKLAVMGKVWSVDAVAKNQSTSFYGNIVSLTESPMKEGLLYVGTDDGLVQATQDGGATWTKYDKFPGVPEMTYVSRLAASSHAEGTVYAAFDNHKNADFKPYLLKSTDYGKTWISIASNLPENGPVLAFVEDPVDANLLFAGTEFGVFFSADGGQKWIQLKGGMPTIAVRDAVIQKKMNDLVLATFGRGFYVLDDITPLRSVTPELLQKPASIFPMRDANLYLETAALGLSGKGFQGESYFTAPNPPFGATVTYYLKDSLKTKKEKRQEAEKELAKKGEPIPFPTPEELRAEAQEEKPAIYLVISDSAGNPVRQVSAASGEGIHRVTWDLQYPEPEVVEGGGDNLFGGPPQGPLVMPGEYSAKLVQYADGKWSDLAGPVSFKVYVEGADAMAAPDRAALQAFQRKVTELYRTVHGTLETANDLNRRLQEMRKALVQTPTADPKLLQTADSLIQRNEEILRALRGDQVLARLNENVPPSIQGRVFGIMGDVGSSTSKPTQTDLDSYAVASQELGEQLGKLRTLLQVDVANLEKAMEAAGAPWTPGRIPEWKEQ